Proteins encoded together in one Olsenella timonensis window:
- a CDS encoding PTS fructose transporter subunit IIB: MKVVGITACPTGIAHTYMAQEALEQECRRRGFDVKIETQGAMGPENELTQDEVDAADVVILAVGVVIEGTERFENALVLNADVNKAISHPEEIVDAAVALVEANK, from the coding sequence ATGAAGGTCGTTGGCATCACCGCGTGCCCCACGGGCATCGCGCACACGTACATGGCGCAGGAGGCCCTCGAGCAGGAGTGCCGTCGCCGCGGGTTTGACGTGAAGATCGAGACGCAGGGCGCCATGGGCCCGGAGAACGAGCTTACCCAGGACGAGGTCGACGCCGCCGACGTCGTCATCCTTGCGGTCGGCGTCGTCATCGAGGGAACCGAGCGATTCGAGAACGCCCTCGTGCTCAACGCCGACGTCAACAAGGCCATCTCGCACCCCGAGGAGATTGTCGACGCGGCGGTCGCCCTCGTCGAGGCGAACAAGTAG
- a CDS encoding bifunctional 4-hydroxy-2-oxoglutarate aldolase/2-dehydro-3-deoxy-phosphogluconate aldolase encodes MGVRLSVATGIFRGYTYEQVRVAAGVLLDSRHVRNMEITLNTEGAFETIRRIVDEFGGRLNIGAGTVLDLEGLKRAADCGARFALAPDMMTQEMLDYCRENDIVSVPGGYTPSEIRELFRRGADVVKVFPANELSHGYARKVCEPMGDLPLMAVGGVNAENVVEVIEGGYAYVGTAGGIFRKADLVACDEGALRASLEIFDRELDRLTA; translated from the coding sequence ATGGGCGTCAGGTTGAGCGTGGCAACGGGTATCTTTCGTGGGTACACGTACGAGCAGGTGCGGGTCGCCGCAGGGGTGCTTCTCGACTCCCGGCACGTCAGGAACATGGAGATCACGCTCAACACCGAGGGGGCCTTCGAGACCATCCGCCGCATCGTGGACGAGTTTGGCGGGCGCCTGAACATAGGCGCCGGCACCGTGCTCGACCTCGAGGGCCTCAAGCGCGCCGCCGACTGCGGCGCTCGCTTCGCGCTCGCCCCCGACATGATGACCCAGGAGATGCTCGACTACTGCCGCGAGAACGACATCGTCTCGGTCCCCGGCGGCTACACGCCGAGCGAGATTCGCGAGCTCTTCCGTCGGGGGGCCGACGTCGTGAAGGTGTTTCCGGCGAACGAGCTCTCGCACGGCTACGCGAGGAAGGTCTGCGAGCCGATGGGGGACCTCCCGCTCATGGCGGTCGGCGGCGTGAACGCCGAGAACGTCGTTGAGGTCATCGAGGGCGGGTATGCCTACGTCGGCACCGCCGGGGGCATCTTCCGGAAGGCCGACCTCGTCGCGTGCGACGAGGGGGCGCTCAGGGCAAGCCTCGAGATCTTCGACCGTGAGCTCGACAGGCTCACGGCGTAG
- a CDS encoding LexA family transcriptional regulator gives MSFFDNLNALIQQRGLTQEEVARAAGVTPGAVTGWRNGSTPRRGAIQRLCDSFGLVEDDLLSDSVGLQAKSREAAGSGQTSIPLVSGINPEREAKGARRFIEVPSHVVEGRPNAYALVAKDDGMSRVIPVGSHVVVDPEDLCPENGTPIAFKFIDLQSIDQLWTSGERIQFRLWYVGVTHLMLTPQSYREKIEDLVMRLEDADSMIEILGGVVWFQSSQMPR, from the coding sequence GTGAGCTTCTTCGACAACCTCAACGCACTGATTCAGCAGCGCGGGCTGACGCAGGAGGAGGTGGCCCGGGCCGCCGGCGTCACTCCCGGGGCGGTCACGGGCTGGCGCAACGGCTCCACCCCCCGACGTGGTGCCATCCAGCGACTCTGCGACTCCTTTGGGCTGGTCGAGGACGACCTGCTCTCTGACTCCGTCGGCCTCCAGGCAAAGTCCCGCGAGGCGGCGGGCTCCGGACAGACGTCGATCCCCCTCGTCAGCGGCATCAACCCGGAGCGCGAGGCAAAGGGCGCCCGGCGCTTCATCGAGGTGCCGAGCCACGTCGTGGAGGGCCGCCCCAACGCCTACGCGCTCGTCGCGAAGGACGACGGGATGAGCCGCGTGATCCCCGTCGGGTCTCACGTGGTCGTCGACCCCGAGGACCTCTGTCCCGAGAACGGCACCCCAATCGCGTTCAAGTTCATCGACCTTCAGTCAATCGACCAGCTCTGGACCTCGGGCGAGCGCATTCAGTTTCGCCTGTGGTACGTCGGCGTCACCCACCTCATGCTGACGCCGCAGAGCTACCGCGAGAAGATCGAGGACCTCGTCATGAGGCTCGAGGACGCCGACTCGATGATCGAGATACTGGGCGGCGTCGTCTGGTTCCAGTCGTCGCAGATGCCGCGCTGA
- the aroA gene encoding 3-phosphoshikimate 1-carboxyvinyltransferase has product MNVIIHPGALSGEVIAPSSKSEAHRLLICAAFAPGTTDVDCTSTSADIDATISCLEALGARVARTRAGFRVRPVPGSSASDNLPEPSPHATLDCGESGSTLRFMLPVVCALGRGAELVCRGRLPQRPLSPLYEQLVEHGATLSPQGASPLEVSGRIRSGRYALPGNVSSQYVSGLLLAAPLLRAPVEVVVGEPVESLPYIDLTVAALERFGVEVSCAQGADEGGAQARVYDVCAPDGLVSPGSVAVGGDWSNAAFWLVAGAIGERGVAVRGLDARSAQGDRRVLSALAMLGARVLRTPAGSAVRPAELRGATIDVTDCPDLVPPLAAAAALARGTTRIVGAARLRLKESDRIETVSAAIRALGGSVRASADGLEIDGSPRLRGGVVDAANDHRIAMMAAVLATRCEGPTTILGAECVEKSYPRFFDDLASLGGVVEREA; this is encoded by the coding sequence TTGAACGTCATCATCCATCCCGGCGCACTCTCGGGCGAGGTGATCGCGCCCTCGTCCAAGTCCGAGGCGCATCGCCTCCTCATCTGCGCCGCGTTCGCGCCCGGGACGACCGACGTCGACTGCACGTCGACGTCCGCGGACATCGACGCGACGATATCGTGCCTCGAGGCGCTCGGCGCCCGCGTCGCGCGCACGCGCGCCGGCTTCCGCGTTCGCCCGGTTCCCGGCAGCTCGGCAAGCGACAACCTGCCCGAGCCCTCCCCGCACGCGACGCTCGACTGCGGGGAGTCCGGCTCGACGCTTCGCTTCATGCTGCCCGTGGTCTGCGCGCTCGGGCGCGGCGCCGAGCTCGTCTGCCGCGGCAGACTGCCGCAGCGCCCGCTCTCCCCCCTCTACGAGCAGCTCGTCGAGCACGGGGCGACGCTCTCCCCGCAGGGGGCCTCCCCGCTCGAGGTCTCCGGCCGCATCCGGTCCGGTCGCTACGCCCTCCCCGGGAACGTCTCGTCGCAGTACGTGAGCGGGCTTCTGCTCGCGGCCCCGCTCCTGCGCGCCCCCGTCGAGGTGGTCGTCGGCGAGCCGGTGGAGTCGCTCCCCTACATCGACCTCACGGTCGCGGCCCTCGAGCGCTTTGGCGTCGAGGTGTCCTGCGCGCAGGGCGCTGACGAGGGGGGCGCGCAGGCGCGCGTCTACGACGTCTGCGCGCCCGACGGCCTCGTCTCCCCCGGATCGGTCGCGGTGGGCGGCGACTGGTCCAACGCCGCGTTCTGGCTCGTGGCCGGGGCGATCGGCGAGCGCGGCGTCGCCGTCCGCGGCCTCGACGCGAGAAGCGCGCAGGGCGACCGGAGGGTTCTCTCGGCGCTCGCGATGCTCGGCGCCCGCGTGCTGCGCACGCCGGCCGGCTCCGCCGTGCGCCCGGCGGAGCTCAGGGGCGCGACGATCGACGTGACCGACTGCCCCGACCTCGTCCCCCCGCTCGCCGCCGCCGCGGCTCTCGCGCGGGGCACGACGCGCATCGTCGGCGCGGCGCGCCTCCGCCTCAAGGAGTCGGACCGCATCGAGACCGTCTCCGCGGCGATCCGCGCCCTCGGCGGTTCCGTCAGGGCGAGCGCCGACGGCCTGGAGATCGACGGCTCCCCGCGCCTGCGCGGCGGCGTCGTCGACGCCGCGAACGACCATCGCATCGCCATGATGGCCGCCGTGCTCGCCACGCGCTGCGAGGGTCCGACCACCATACTCGGCGCCGAGTGCGTCGAGAAGTCCTACCCCCGTTTCTTCGATGACCTCGCCTCGCTCGGGGGCGTGGTCGAAAGGGAGGCATGA
- the aroC gene encoding chorismate synthase → MPSTLGTALRVTVFGQSHSPAVGCVVEGLPAGVPIDVEALAAFVARRAPGSDPWSTPRREPDAPRIVSGLNPRGETCGAPLAAVIENTNTRSRDYDNLLTVPRPGHADFTAWAKWHGSQDVPGGGHFSGRLTAALCVAGGVALQWLAGRGVAVRAHVSELGGIEDAPFSALDNSPAANRELAAQMAALADGRRVPTIDADAGARMVEAVLEARSRKDTLGGIVECVATGLPAGAGSPMFDGIENVLARDLFGIPSVKGVEFGRGFESARLRGSQNNDPYEVRDGTCVPRTNNAGGILGGITTGAPILVRCAFKPISSIMMDQDSVDLATMEPATLRVHGRHDTTAVIRAVPVVEAVCALGLADVLLAWPAQ, encoded by the coding sequence ATGCCGTCCACGCTAGGCACCGCCCTGCGCGTCACCGTCTTCGGACAGTCCCACTCCCCCGCCGTCGGATGCGTCGTTGAGGGCCTGCCCGCCGGCGTCCCGATTGACGTCGAGGCGCTCGCGGCGTTCGTCGCCCGACGGGCACCCGGATCCGACCCCTGGAGCACGCCGCGCAGGGAGCCCGACGCCCCCCGGATCGTCTCGGGGCTGAACCCGCGGGGCGAGACGTGCGGGGCACCGCTCGCGGCCGTGATCGAGAACACCAACACCCGCTCCCGGGACTATGACAACCTGCTCACCGTTCCTCGTCCCGGGCACGCCGACTTCACCGCCTGGGCGAAGTGGCACGGCTCCCAGGACGTCCCCGGCGGCGGGCACTTCTCGGGCCGCCTCACCGCGGCGCTGTGCGTCGCCGGGGGCGTCGCGCTGCAGTGGCTCGCCGGCCGCGGCGTCGCCGTGCGCGCGCACGTGTCCGAGCTCGGCGGCATAGAGGACGCGCCCTTCTCGGCCCTCGACAACTCGCCGGCGGCGAACCGGGAGCTCGCCGCGCAGATGGCCGCCCTCGCCGACGGGCGGCGCGTCCCCACGATCGACGCCGACGCGGGCGCGCGCATGGTCGAGGCGGTGCTCGAGGCGCGCTCGCGCAAGGACACGCTCGGGGGGATCGTGGAGTGCGTGGCGACGGGCCTGCCCGCGGGCGCCGGCTCGCCGATGTTCGACGGCATCGAGAACGTCCTCGCGCGCGACCTCTTTGGCATCCCCTCCGTCAAGGGGGTCGAGTTCGGCCGCGGCTTCGAGTCGGCGCGCCTGCGCGGCTCGCAGAACAACGACCCCTACGAGGTCCGCGACGGCACCTGCGTCCCGCGCACCAACAACGCCGGCGGCATCCTCGGCGGCATCACCACCGGAGCCCCCATCCTGGTGCGCTGCGCGTTCAAGCCCATCTCCAGCATCATGATGGACCAGGACTCCGTCGACCTCGCGACGATGGAGCCCGCGACGCTGCGCGTCCACGGGCGGCATGACACGACGGCGGTCATCCGCGCCGTCCCCGTGGTCGAGGCGGTCTGCGCCCTGGGCCTCGCGGACGTGCTGCTCGCCTGGCCGGCGCAGTAG
- a CDS encoding bifunctional chorismate mutase/prephenate dehydratase yields the protein MAELSDLRQQIDRIDARIFELFEERAGVSEEVAAYKREHGLRVFDPARERAKVADAAARVPEDLATHAQVLMELLMEASRARQHELLDDAPADATLQEIGTARTRTPELFPPSARVSCQGVEGAYSQIAAEKIFRRPLISYSPTFDGVFRSVEQGLARYGVLPFENSTAGSVRQVFDLMMEHSFHVVRTTRVKVDHNLLANPGATLEGLRDIYSHEQAIGQCAEFLSGLPDVRVHVCENTAVAAERVASSGRTDAAALSSLPCAALYGLVPLSRSVQDHDNNYTRFACISKDLEVYPGADRTSLMVVLPHEPGSLYKLLAKFYALDINLLKLESRPIPERDFEFMFYFELECPVASPEFSLLMASIAGLCQEGRYLGSYAEVL from the coding sequence ATGGCAGAGCTCTCTGACCTCAGGCAGCAGATCGATCGGATAGACGCGCGGATCTTCGAGCTCTTCGAGGAGCGCGCCGGGGTGTCCGAGGAGGTCGCGGCCTACAAGCGCGAGCACGGCCTTCGCGTCTTCGACCCCGCCCGCGAGCGCGCGAAGGTCGCCGACGCCGCCGCGCGCGTCCCCGAGGACCTCGCCACCCACGCACAGGTCCTGATGGAGCTGCTCATGGAGGCCTCCCGCGCACGCCAGCACGAGCTTCTCGACGACGCGCCCGCCGACGCCACGCTCCAGGAGATAGGCACCGCCCGCACGCGCACCCCCGAGCTCTTCCCGCCATCCGCCCGCGTCTCGTGCCAGGGCGTCGAGGGCGCCTACTCCCAGATCGCCGCCGAGAAGATCTTCCGGCGGCCGCTCATCTCGTACTCTCCCACCTTCGACGGGGTCTTTAGGTCGGTGGAGCAGGGTCTCGCCCGCTACGGCGTCCTCCCGTTCGAGAACTCGACCGCGGGCTCGGTGCGCCAGGTCTTCGACCTCATGATGGAGCACTCGTTCCATGTCGTGCGCACCACGCGCGTCAAGGTTGACCACAACCTGCTCGCCAATCCCGGCGCCACGCTCGAGGGGCTGCGCGACATCTACAGCCACGAGCAGGCCATCGGTCAGTGCGCGGAGTTCCTCTCGGGGCTCCCCGACGTTCGCGTGCACGTCTGCGAGAACACCGCGGTCGCGGCCGAGCGCGTCGCCTCCTCGGGGCGCACGGACGCGGCGGCGCTTTCCTCTCTTCCGTGCGCGGCGCTCTACGGCCTCGTGCCCCTCTCGCGCAGCGTCCAGGACCATGACAACAATTACACGCGATTCGCCTGCATCTCGAAGGACCTCGAGGTCTATCCCGGCGCCGACCGCACCTCGCTCATGGTCGTGCTCCCCCACGAGCCCGGCTCGCTCTACAAGCTGCTCGCCAAGTTCTATGCCCTCGACATCAACCTCCTCAAGCTCGAGAGCCGCCCGATTCCCGAGCGCGACTTCGAGTTCATGTTCTACTTCGAGCTGGAGTGCCCGGTGGCGTCTCCCGAGTTCTCCCTGCTCATGGCGTCGATTGCAGGCCTCTGCCAGGAGGGCCGCTACCTCGGCAGCTACGCGGAGGTGCTCTAG
- a CDS encoding shikimate kinase codes for MGAAERGLGDAPFGLVGRRLGHSWSPHIHERLGSAPYRLVELEPDEVEPFVRGGAWRGLNVTIPYKTDAARLADVRSPAVEALGAANTLVRDANGRVVAENTDVLGFSWMLDRFCRTRLHDSARRALEGREVLVLGSGGASRAVCYALETVGGAVPRVISRRGPDSYDGLAERHPRAALVVNTTPVGMFPGCPASPLDGETLDGLPELLGVLDIVYNPLRTGLVLLAERRGLPAESGLSMLVAQALYASELFQGRDLDDELVSTIERELAARLRNVVLVGMPGAGKSSCGRELARLLNRPFVDIDDAIALECGRDAASIITEDGEDAFRAVETEVTGRYGARSGLVIACGGGVVTRPENYDLLHQNGTIVLLDRPLEELRSEGRPVSQSRGVERLAEERMDLYRSWADVTLRCTGSAAGDADALRASLSL; via the coding sequence GTGGGCGCCGCCGAGCGCGGCCTGGGGGACGCGCCCTTCGGCCTCGTGGGACGTCGCCTCGGGCACAGCTGGTCGCCCCACATCCACGAGCGGCTGGGGTCGGCCCCCTATCGTCTCGTCGAGCTCGAGCCCGACGAGGTCGAGCCGTTCGTGCGCGGCGGGGCATGGCGCGGCCTCAACGTGACCATCCCCTACAAGACCGACGCCGCGCGCCTGGCCGACGTCCGCTCGCCTGCCGTCGAGGCGCTCGGCGCCGCGAACACCCTCGTGCGCGACGCGAACGGTCGCGTCGTCGCCGAGAACACCGACGTCCTCGGCTTCTCCTGGATGCTCGACCGCTTCTGCCGCACGCGGCTGCACGACTCCGCGCGCCGCGCGCTCGAGGGTCGCGAGGTCCTCGTCCTGGGGAGCGGGGGCGCCAGCCGCGCGGTGTGCTACGCCCTCGAGACGGTCGGCGGGGCCGTGCCCCGCGTCATCTCGCGCCGCGGCCCCGACTCCTACGACGGCCTCGCCGAGCGCCACCCCCGCGCCGCCCTCGTCGTCAACACCACCCCGGTGGGCATGTTTCCCGGCTGCCCCGCCTCGCCGCTCGACGGAGAGACGCTGGACGGGCTTCCCGAGCTGCTCGGTGTTCTCGACATCGTGTACAACCCCCTGCGAACCGGGCTGGTCCTTCTCGCCGAGAGGCGCGGCCTCCCCGCAGAGAGCGGGCTCTCCATGCTCGTCGCCCAGGCGCTCTACGCGAGCGAGCTCTTCCAGGGGCGCGATCTTGACGACGAGCTCGTGTCGACGATCGAGCGCGAGCTCGCGGCGCGGTTGCGCAACGTCGTCCTCGTCGGCATGCCGGGTGCCGGCAAGTCGAGCTGCGGCCGCGAGCTCGCTCGCCTGCTGAACCGGCCGTTCGTCGACATCGACGACGCGATAGCGCTCGAGTGCGGCAGGGACGCCGCAAGCATCATCACCGAGGACGGGGAGGACGCCTTCCGCGCGGTGGAGACCGAGGTGACCGGACGCTACGGCGCGCGCTCCGGGCTCGTCATCGCCTGCGGGGGCGGGGTCGTCACGCGTCCCGAGAACTACGACCTGCTGCATCAGAACGGCACGATCGTGCTGCTCGACCGGCCCCTCGAGGAGCTCCGCAGTGAGGGGCGCCCCGTGTCCCAGTCTCGTGGCGTCGAGCGCCTCGCCGAGGAGCGCATGGACCTCTACCGGTCGTGGGCGGACGTCACCCTGCGCTGCACGGGGTCTGCCGCGGGTGACGCCGACGCGCTGCGCGCGAGCCTCTCCCTCTAG
- a CDS encoding type II 3-dehydroquinate dehydratase — translation MDREQIAEEVLAAVGGKDNVAANDICMTRLRILTQDPTLVDTDQLSAARGVLGFFRRGTNGIEVVFGPGKVEAVHEALARLTGVEGVGDAFVGSPTPVVTPLHVHISQNPLRDAAIVQNERSESAAPGEESVDDLVSLLDMIEPQAGEAVAGDDEAEEDEGGHGAPARLLVINGPNINMLGIREPDIYGRDTYRAMLQLCQDAAKEAGFAECTCFQSNHEGDLIDAIQDAYGSYAGIVINPGAYTHTSIAILDAAKAVGLPMVEVHISKLDERESFRQVSYIRAACFETITGMGIEGYRRAIYDLAAHIGLS, via the coding sequence GTGGACAGAGAGCAGATTGCAGAGGAGGTCCTCGCCGCCGTGGGCGGGAAGGACAACGTCGCTGCGAACGACATCTGCATGACCCGTCTGAGGATTCTCACACAGGACCCCACGCTCGTCGACACCGACCAGCTCTCCGCCGCACGGGGGGTGCTCGGCTTCTTCCGGCGCGGCACCAACGGCATCGAGGTGGTCTTCGGGCCGGGCAAGGTCGAGGCGGTCCACGAGGCGCTCGCCCGTCTGACGGGAGTCGAGGGCGTAGGCGATGCCTTCGTCGGGTCCCCCACCCCCGTCGTCACGCCCCTGCACGTGCATATCTCGCAGAACCCCCTGCGAGACGCTGCTATCGTCCAGAACGAGCGCAGCGAGTCCGCCGCGCCGGGCGAGGAGTCCGTCGACGACCTCGTGAGCCTGCTCGACATGATCGAGCCGCAGGCGGGCGAGGCCGTCGCGGGGGACGACGAGGCCGAGGAGGACGAGGGAGGCCACGGGGCGCCGGCGCGCCTGCTCGTGATCAACGGGCCCAACATCAACATGCTCGGCATTCGCGAGCCGGACATCTACGGGCGCGACACCTACCGCGCCATGCTCCAGCTCTGCCAGGACGCCGCCAAGGAGGCGGGGTTCGCCGAGTGCACCTGCTTCCAGTCCAACCACGAGGGCGACCTCATCGACGCCATCCAGGACGCCTACGGCAGCTACGCCGGCATCGTGATCAACCCGGGCGCCTACACGCACACCTCAATCGCGATACTCGACGCCGCCAAGGCCGTGGGGCTGCCGATGGTGGAGGTCCACATCTCCAAGCTCGACGAGCGCGAGTCGTTCAGACAGGTCTCCTACATCCGCGCCGCGTGCTTCGAGACGATCACGGGCATGGGCATCGAGGGCTACCGCAGGGCGATCTACGACCTCGCGGCGCACATCGGGCTCTCGTAG
- a CDS encoding 5-formyltetrahydrofolate cyclo-ligase → MASSYGTDADKSSLRSNYLSARRSIPVRTRLESDSSIESALAAFPLFAGAPLVLTYVSRGAEVATHALIERLLASGRRVGVPRVDLAAHQMAFHEILSLDELAPAATGILEPPADAPSLVEPSQLVGSVCLVPGLVFDGAGHRVGYGGGYYDRFLAFYPGHKIGLARRTMISSNPLPADPHDVPVDYIAIEGAVWDCRTYESPMCAARS, encoded by the coding sequence TTGGCAAGCTCGTACGGAACCGACGCCGACAAGAGCTCCCTCAGGAGCAACTACCTCTCCGCGCGGCGCTCGATTCCCGTCAGGACTCGCCTGGAGAGCGACTCCTCCATCGAGAGCGCCCTCGCGGCGTTTCCCCTCTTCGCCGGGGCGCCGCTCGTGCTCACCTACGTCTCCCGGGGCGCCGAGGTCGCGACCCATGCCCTGATCGAGCGTCTGCTCGCGTCGGGCCGACGCGTCGGCGTGCCCCGCGTCGACCTCGCCGCTCATCAGATGGCGTTTCACGAGATCCTCTCGCTCGACGAGCTCGCCCCGGCGGCGACGGGAATCCTCGAGCCGCCCGCAGACGCCCCCTCGCTCGTCGAGCCGTCCCAGCTCGTGGGCTCGGTCTGCCTGGTCCCGGGGCTCGTCTTCGACGGCGCGGGCCACCGTGTGGGCTACGGCGGGGGATACTACGACCGGTTCCTGGCGTTCTACCCCGGTCACAAGATCGGCCTGGCGAGAAGGACGATGATCTCTTCAAACCCGCTGCCCGCGGACCCGCATGACGTGCCCGTGGACTACATTGCCATCGAGGGCGCCGTCTGGGACTGCCGCACCTACGAGAGCCCGATGTGCGCCGCGAGGTCGTAG
- the trpS gene encoding tryptophan--tRNA ligase has translation MPNEGSYEAAKRRSDEVHADLATNPGNYTMLTGDRPTGRLHLGHYFGTLVDRVRLQDMGVRTNIIIADYQVITDRDTTEHIRDNVYNMVVDYLACGIDPDRTMIFTHSAVPELNQLMLPFLSLVTEAEMERNPTVKAEQEASGHALTGLLLTYPVHQACDILFCKGNIVPVGRDQLPHIEITDKIARRFNERYGRVFPEPVGLLTSTPLLPGLDGRKMSKSYGNAISISMTAEETARLIKKSKSDSERMITFDPENRPEISGLLTTAGICTGREPAEIAEEIGMGGAGQLKRYVTEAVNGYFEPIRARREEIARDMEYVADVLAEGNRRAREIAAATLDEVREAMGMVY, from the coding sequence ATGCCCAACGAGGGTAGCTACGAGGCCGCCAAGCGGCGCAGCGACGAGGTACACGCCGACCTCGCCACCAACCCCGGCAACTACACGATGCTCACCGGCGACCGTCCCACCGGACGGCTCCACCTGGGGCACTACTTCGGCACGCTCGTCGACCGCGTGCGCCTGCAGGACATGGGCGTGCGCACCAACATCATCATCGCCGACTACCAGGTCATCACCGACCGCGACACGACCGAGCACATCCGTGACAACGTGTACAACATGGTGGTCGACTACCTCGCCTGCGGGATCGACCCCGACAGGACCATGATCTTCACGCACTCCGCGGTCCCCGAGCTCAACCAGCTCATGCTGCCGTTCCTGTCGCTCGTGACCGAGGCCGAGATGGAGCGTAACCCGACGGTCAAGGCCGAGCAGGAGGCGAGCGGGCACGCCCTCACGGGGCTTCTGCTCACCTACCCCGTCCATCAGGCCTGCGACATCCTCTTCTGCAAGGGGAACATCGTGCCCGTGGGACGCGACCAGCTCCCCCACATCGAGATCACCGACAAGATCGCGCGGCGCTTCAACGAGCGCTACGGACGCGTCTTCCCCGAGCCCGTGGGACTGCTCACCTCGACGCCGCTGCTCCCGGGACTCGACGGGCGCAAGATGAGCAAGTCCTACGGCAACGCGATCTCCATCTCGATGACCGCCGAGGAGACCGCGCGCCTGATCAAGAAGTCCAAGAGTGACTCCGAGCGCATGATCACCTTCGACCCCGAGAACCGTCCGGAGATCTCCGGCCTGCTCACCACCGCCGGCATCTGCACCGGGCGCGAGCCGGCCGAGATCGCGGAGGAGATCGGCATGGGCGGGGCGGGCCAGCTCAAGCGCTACGTCACCGAGGCCGTGAACGGCTACTTCGAGCCCATCCGCGCGCGCCGCGAGGAGATCGCCCGAGACATGGAGTACGTCGCCGACGTGCTTGCCGAGGGCAACCGTCGCGCCCGTGAGATCGCCGCGGCGACCCTCGACGAGGTCCGCGAGGCCATGGGGATGGTCTACTAG
- the argF gene encoding ornithine carbamoyltransferase gives MAVSLTGRNFLKLLDFTPEEIRYLLDLSADLKAKKRAGEQHRYLEGKNVALIFEKTSTRTRCAFEVGAADLGMHAVYLDPSASQIGKKESIADTARVLGRMFDGIEYRGYGQERVEELAAYAGVPVWNGLTTEFHPTQMIADVLTMEEEFGRGGMRGRKVTFMGDAGNNVGNSLMVVCAKLGIDFYACGPAEQMPDAALVEQCRAVAAETGATITLTESVDEGAAGASVIYTDIWVSMGESSDLWGERIRLLSPYQVNAKLMAKAAPDAIFMHCLPSFHDRKTTIGEEVFQKFGLPELEVTDEVFEGPRSRVFDEAENRLHSIKAVMLATLR, from the coding sequence ATGGCCGTGAGCCTCACCGGACGAAACTTCCTCAAGCTCCTCGACTTCACGCCCGAGGAGATACGCTACCTGCTCGACCTCTCCGCCGACCTCAAGGCGAAGAAGCGCGCGGGCGAGCAGCATCGCTATCTCGAGGGGAAGAACGTCGCCCTCATCTTCGAGAAGACCTCGACGCGGACGCGGTGCGCCTTCGAGGTGGGCGCCGCCGACCTCGGCATGCACGCGGTCTACCTCGACCCGAGCGCGAGCCAGATCGGCAAGAAGGAGTCCATCGCCGACACGGCGCGCGTGCTCGGGCGCATGTTCGACGGCATCGAGTACCGCGGCTACGGCCAGGAGCGCGTCGAGGAGCTCGCCGCATACGCGGGCGTCCCCGTGTGGAACGGCCTCACGACCGAGTTCCATCCCACGCAGATGATCGCCGACGTCCTCACGATGGAGGAGGAGTTCGGGCGGGGCGGCATGCGCGGCCGCAAGGTGACCTTCATGGGCGACGCGGGCAACAACGTCGGCAACTCGCTCATGGTGGTCTGCGCCAAGCTGGGAATCGACTTCTACGCCTGCGGCCCCGCCGAGCAGATGCCGGACGCCGCGCTCGTGGAGCAGTGCCGCGCCGTCGCCGCCGAGACGGGCGCCACGATCACGCTGACCGAGAGCGTCGACGAGGGCGCCGCCGGCGCGAGCGTCATCTACACCGACATCTGGGTCTCCATGGGCGAGTCCTCCGACCTCTGGGGCGAGCGCATCCGCCTGCTCTCACCGTACCAGGTCAACGCCAAGCTCATGGCCAAGGCGGCGCCCGACGCGATCTTCATGCACTGCCTGCCGAGCTTCCATGACCGCAAGACCACGATCGGCGAGGAGGTCTTCCAGAAGTTCGGCCTGCCCGAGCTCGAGGTGACCGACGAGGTCTTCGAGGGGCCGCGCAGCCGGGTCTTCGACGAGGCCGAGAACCGCCTTCACTCGATAAAGGCCGTGATGCTCGCGACGCTGCGGTAG